The following coding sequences lie in one Pseudomonadota bacterium genomic window:
- a CDS encoding GDP-L-fucose synthase, giving the protein MAPDARVYVAGHRGMVGSAIVRQLLARGYAHLVTRELEALDLRRQAATEGFFATERPEFVIVAAAKVGGILANNTFRADFIRDNLQIQTNLIDAAYRHGVQRLLFLGSSCIYPRDCAQPITEEALLTGALEPTNEPYAIAKIAGLKLCEAYNAQYGTRYLSVMPTNLYGPHDNFDLSSSHVLPALLRRFHEAKLAKLRSVTIWGSGRPRREFLHVDDLADACVYLLEQSDSTALLNIGVGEDVTIRALAELVAEIVGFEGEILQDTSKPDGTPRKLLDVSRLHALGWRARTSLREGITSTYQWFVAQQGRQTDARGETGPRG; this is encoded by the coding sequence CTGGCGCCCGATGCGCGGGTTTATGTCGCTGGCCATCGCGGGATGGTCGGCTCAGCGATCGTGCGCCAGCTCCTGGCGCGCGGCTACGCCCACCTCGTCACGCGCGAGCTCGAAGCGCTCGATTTGCGTCGCCAGGCCGCCACCGAGGGCTTCTTCGCGACGGAGCGTCCCGAGTTCGTGATCGTCGCGGCGGCCAAGGTCGGTGGCATCCTCGCCAACAACACCTTCCGCGCCGACTTCATCCGCGACAACCTGCAGATCCAGACCAACCTGATCGACGCCGCCTACCGCCACGGCGTGCAGCGCCTGCTCTTCCTCGGCTCGAGCTGCATCTACCCGCGGGACTGCGCCCAGCCGATCACCGAGGAGGCTCTGCTGACCGGGGCCCTCGAGCCGACCAACGAGCCCTATGCCATCGCCAAGATCGCCGGGCTGAAGCTCTGCGAGGCCTACAACGCCCAGTACGGCACGCGCTACCTCAGCGTCATGCCGACCAACCTCTACGGTCCCCATGACAACTTCGATCTGAGCTCGAGCCACGTGCTCCCGGCGCTCTTGCGCCGCTTCCACGAGGCCAAGCTGGCCAAGCTGCGCTCGGTGACGATCTGGGGCAGCGGCCGCCCGCGCCGTGAGTTTCTCCACGTCGACGATTTGGCGGATGCCTGCGTCTATCTGCTCGAGCAGAGCGACAGCACCGCGCTGCTCAACATCGGCGTCGGAGAGGACGTGACGATTCGCGCGCTGGCGGAGCTGGTGGCCGAGATCGTCGGCTTCGAGGGCGAGATCTTGCAGGACACGAGCAAGCCCGACGGCACCCCGCGTAAGCTGCTCGACGTCAGCCGGCTGCACGCGCTGGGTTGGCGCGCGCGGACGAGCCTGCGCGAGGGGATTACCAGCACCTATCAGTGGTTCGTCGCGCAGCAGGGGCGCCAGACTGACGCGCGCGGCGAAACGGGCCCACGGGGCTAG
- the tviB gene encoding Vi polysaccharide biosynthesis UDP-N-acetylglucosamine C-6 dehydrogenase TviB, with the protein MLELSEVRLGVIGLGYVGLPLATAFGRLLPTWGYDRRADRVAEIRAGHDSSLEVTEQDLAAAAQLKVTADVNDLASCNVYIVAVPTPVDDHKIPDMELLRAASATVGELLERDNVVIFESTVYPGCTEEVCVPLLEAKSGLVFNRDFFVGYSPERINPGDHTHRLADIVKVTSGSTPAAAELIDNLYRRIITAGTHRASSLRVAEAAKVIENTQRDVNIALINELAILFNRLGIDTVEVLEAAGSKWNFLPFRPGLVGGHCIGVDPFYLTYKAQQVGHRPELILAGRHINDNMGQYLTHRVIRMMSQREIQTVQAKVLVLGFTFKENCPDIRNTRVIDIVNEFREYRAEVEVYDPWVEAEEARREYGLELIDELHEGRYDAIVVAVAHKQFLELGAARIRALGKARCVLFDVKSVLPASAVDARL; encoded by the coding sequence ATGCTCGAACTATCAGAGGTGCGACTGGGCGTGATCGGCCTGGGCTACGTCGGGTTGCCGCTGGCGACGGCCTTTGGGCGGCTCCTGCCGACCTGGGGCTACGACCGCCGCGCCGACCGCGTGGCCGAGATTCGCGCGGGCCACGACAGCTCGCTCGAGGTCACCGAACAGGACCTGGCGGCTGCCGCGCAGCTCAAGGTCACGGCGGACGTCAACGACCTGGCCAGCTGCAACGTCTACATCGTGGCGGTGCCGACGCCGGTCGACGACCACAAGATCCCAGACATGGAGCTGCTGCGCGCAGCCAGCGCCACGGTCGGCGAGCTGCTCGAGCGCGATAACGTCGTCATCTTCGAGTCGACGGTCTATCCGGGCTGCACCGAGGAGGTCTGCGTGCCGCTGCTCGAGGCCAAGTCGGGCCTCGTCTTCAACCGTGACTTCTTCGTCGGCTACAGCCCGGAGCGCATCAACCCCGGCGACCACACGCATCGGCTGGCCGACATCGTCAAGGTCACCTCGGGCTCGACGCCTGCGGCCGCCGAGCTGATCGATAACCTCTACCGCAGGATCATCACGGCCGGCACGCACCGCGCCAGCAGCCTGCGGGTGGCCGAGGCCGCCAAGGTGATCGAGAACACCCAGCGCGACGTCAACATCGCGCTGATCAACGAGCTGGCGATTCTCTTCAACCGCCTGGGCATCGACACGGTCGAGGTGCTGGAGGCCGCCGGCAGCAAGTGGAACTTCCTGCCCTTCCGGCCCGGGCTGGTCGGCGGCCACTGCATCGGCGTCGATCCCTTCTACCTGACCTATAAGGCGCAGCAGGTCGGCCATCGACCCGAGCTGATCCTGGCCGGGCGGCATATCAACGACAACATGGGGCAGTACCTGACGCACCGCGTGATCAGGATGATGAGCCAGCGCGAGATCCAGACCGTGCAGGCGAAGGTGCTGGTGCTGGGTTTCACCTTCAAGGAGAACTGCCCCGACATCCGCAACACGCGCGTTATCGACATCGTCAACGAGTTCCGCGAGTACCGCGCCGAGGTCGAGGTCTACGACCCCTGGGTCGAGGCCGAGGAGGCGCGGCGCGAGTACGGCCTCGAGCTGATCGACGAGCTGCACGAGGGTCGCTATGACGCGATCGTCGTGGCCGTGGCGCATAAGCAGTTCCTCGAGCTCGGCGCGGCCCGAATTCGCGCGTTGGGCAAGGCGCGCTGCGTGCTATTCGACGTCAAGTCGGTGCTGCCGGCGAGCGCCGTCGACGCGCGCCTGTAG
- a CDS encoding NAD-dependent epimerase has protein sequence MKVLVTGSAGFIGSAVALRLLARGDEVVGLDNLNAYYDVKLKQARLARLLALPGYTNCLLDIADREGMARLFAEQRPQRVVHLAAQAGVRYSLENPHAYIESNVVGFLNVLEGCRHNELEHLVYASSSSVYGGNTRLPFSVHDGVDHPLSLYGATKRANELMAHSYSHLYRLPTTGLRFFTVYGPWGRPDMALFRFTRALLAGESIDVYNHGHHRRDFTYIDDIVEGVIRVLDRQAPPAPQWSGEAPDPATSSAPFRVYNIGNHQPVQLLDYIQVLERCLGKQAQLNLLPLQKGDVPETCADVEDLVRDVDYQPSTPVSEGIARFVAWYREFYRV, from the coding sequence ATGAAGGTGCTGGTAACCGGTAGCGCGGGGTTCATCGGGTCGGCCGTGGCGCTGCGGCTGCTCGCGCGCGGCGACGAGGTGGTCGGCCTCGACAACCTCAATGCTTACTACGATGTGAAGCTCAAGCAGGCCCGGCTAGCGCGGCTCCTGGCGCTGCCCGGCTACACCAACTGCCTGCTCGACATCGCCGACCGCGAGGGCATGGCGCGGCTCTTCGCCGAGCAGCGCCCGCAGCGCGTGGTCCACCTGGCCGCGCAGGCGGGCGTACGCTACTCGCTGGAGAACCCCCACGCCTACATCGAGAGCAACGTGGTCGGCTTCCTCAACGTGCTCGAGGGCTGCAGGCATAACGAGCTCGAGCACCTGGTCTACGCCTCGAGCAGCTCGGTCTACGGCGGCAACACGCGCCTGCCCTTCTCCGTACATGACGGCGTCGACCATCCGCTCAGCCTCTACGGTGCGACGAAACGCGCCAATGAGCTGATGGCCCATTCCTACAGCCACCTCTATCGGCTGCCGACGACGGGGCTGCGCTTCTTCACGGTCTATGGCCCGTGGGGGCGGCCCGATATGGCCCTCTTCCGCTTCACCCGCGCGCTGCTCGCTGGCGAGAGCATCGACGTCTACAACCACGGGCACCATCGGCGCGATTTCACCTATATCGACGACATCGTCGAGGGCGTGATCCGCGTGCTCGACCGGCAAGCGCCGCCGGCGCCGCAATGGAGCGGTGAGGCGCCCGATCCGGCGACGAGCAGCGCACCCTTTCGGGTCTACAACATCGGCAACCATCAGCCGGTACAGCTGCTCGACTACATCCAGGTCCTCGAGCGCTGCCTGGGCAAGCAGGCGCAGCTCAACCTGCTCCCGCTGCAGAAGGGCGACGTGCCTGAGACCTGCGCGGACGTCGAGGACCTGGTCCGCGATGTCGACTATCAACCCTCGACGCCGGTGAGCGAGGGCATCGCTCGCTTCGTCGCCTGGTATCGTGAGTTCTATCGCGTATGA
- the wecB gene encoding UDP-N-acetylglucosamine 2-epimerase (non-hydrolyzing) has product MTPAIAPEPGRPSEPALRAADAPIKILCVAGARPNFVKIAPLMRALAQRPAFAARLVHTGQHYDAALSSVFFDELRIPRPDLELEVGSGTHAQQTAEIMRRFEPVVQAEQPQAVLVVGDVNSTIACALVTAKTVLDRPFACALGTRRRPVMIHVEAGLRSGDDDMPEEINRKLTDAISDLLFVSEPAGLENLRREGVSEDRLCFAGNVMIDTLLAAKAQAQRSDVLTRLGLRAGGYGLLTLHRPSNVDDPSALAALLRTLDQIAEELPLVFPVHPRTRSKLAAARVSLGAPRWHLCEPLGYLDFLRLTSGARVVLTDSGGVQEETTVLGVRCLTLRDNTERPVTVSEGTNTLAGTRPETILAAWAAAREAKEGPARVPALWDGQAADRIVAELEGRLTPPAG; this is encoded by the coding sequence ATGACGCCTGCAATCGCGCCTGAGCCCGGCCGCCCCTCGGAGCCAGCCCTGCGCGCGGCCGACGCTCCGATCAAGATCCTCTGCGTCGCCGGCGCGCGGCCCAACTTCGTCAAGATCGCGCCGCTGATGCGAGCCTTGGCGCAGCGGCCGGCCTTCGCGGCGCGACTGGTCCACACCGGCCAGCACTACGACGCGGCGCTCTCGAGCGTCTTCTTCGACGAGCTGCGAATCCCGCGGCCGGACCTCGAGCTGGAGGTCGGCTCGGGCACTCATGCCCAGCAGACCGCCGAGATCATGCGCCGCTTCGAGCCCGTCGTGCAGGCGGAACAACCGCAGGCCGTGCTCGTCGTCGGCGACGTCAACTCCACCATCGCCTGCGCGCTGGTGACCGCCAAGACCGTGCTCGATCGGCCCTTCGCCTGCGCGCTCGGCACGCGCCGACGGCCAGTGATGATCCACGTCGAGGCCGGCCTGCGCAGCGGCGATGACGACATGCCCGAGGAGATCAACCGCAAGCTGACGGACGCGATCTCCGACCTGCTCTTTGTTAGCGAGCCGGCGGGGCTCGAGAACCTGCGGCGCGAGGGCGTCAGCGAGGACCGGCTCTGCTTCGCCGGCAACGTGATGATCGACACGCTGCTCGCGGCCAAGGCCCAGGCGCAGCGCTCCGACGTGCTGACCCGGCTCGGGCTGCGAGCGGGCGGCTACGGCCTGCTGACGCTGCACCGGCCAAGCAACGTCGACGACCCGAGCGCCCTGGCCGCGCTGCTGCGCACGCTCGATCAGATCGCGGAGGAGCTGCCGCTGGTCTTTCCGGTCCATCCGCGCACCCGGAGCAAGCTGGCGGCGGCCCGCGTGAGCCTCGGCGCGCCGCGCTGGCACCTCTGTGAGCCGCTCGGCTACCTCGATTTCCTGCGGCTGACCAGCGGCGCCCGGGTGGTGCTGACCGACTCGGGCGGCGTGCAGGAAGAGACGACGGTGCTCGGCGTGCGTTGCCTGACGCTGCGCGATAACACCGAGCGCCCGGTGACCGTCAGCGAGGGCACCAACACGCTGGCTGGCACGCGACCAGAAACCATCCTGGCGGCCTGGGCGGCGGCCCGCGAGGCAAAAGAGGGCCCAGCGCGCGTGCCCGCCCTATGGGACGGCCAGGCCGCTGATCGCATCGTTGCCGAGCTTGAAGGGCGTCTGACGCCGCCGGCGGGGTAG
- a CDS encoding nucleotidyltransferase family protein, with protein sequence MIAPGDPTQALLLRLARVELTETDARIAAALAPQANWSELTRLAIRGGIAGLIATHSGAAAMPRHTLHALTAHSLAAQAQNRALLAEALALCAGAERQGLALVPLKGIALQLAGVYPQLGMRAQCDIDLLTERSQIEEVDALIRTAGFAYRGDPAHALRHQHHLKYALTRSARPPVLLELHWTPFFVTYGGAALDAAALGRTLRKVQGGAAVRMLDPIDTLLSVSLHLAVHRYRAALKWLVDVAELARRGDATLDWDELWRRASALGARRALGRVFLLARSLLAAPLAPPTPSLLATLLARVTPASALIGSEDQPSLSRRLAIDLLQCDHPRAVLANTGGKLAELLERERGLRLPWLRAGTAGRSTVRAAPTAGRSPTAGRGPTAGRGPTGGGGPTGGGGPTGARGPTGDPTRG encoded by the coding sequence TTGATCGCGCCCGGCGACCCAACCCAGGCGTTGCTGCTGCGACTAGCCCGCGTCGAGCTCACCGAAACAGACGCGCGCATCGCCGCGGCGCTGGCCCCCCAGGCCAACTGGTCCGAGCTCACTCGCCTAGCGATCCGCGGCGGCATCGCCGGGTTGATCGCGACCCACAGCGGCGCGGCGGCGATGCCCCGGCACACGCTTCATGCGTTGACCGCGCATAGTCTGGCCGCGCAGGCGCAGAATCGCGCGCTCCTCGCCGAGGCACTGGCGCTCTGCGCCGGCGCCGAGCGTCAGGGTCTCGCGCTGGTGCCGCTCAAGGGCATCGCCCTGCAGCTGGCCGGGGTTTATCCCCAGCTCGGGATGCGGGCACAATGCGACATCGATCTGCTGACGGAGCGCTCGCAGATCGAAGAGGTCGACGCGCTCATCCGGACGGCTGGCTTCGCTTACCGCGGTGACCCAGCCCATGCGCTGCGGCATCAGCATCACCTCAAGTACGCCCTGACCCGGAGCGCCCGCCCACCTGTGCTGCTCGAGCTGCATTGGACGCCCTTCTTCGTCACCTACGGCGGGGCAGCACTCGATGCAGCGGCCCTCGGGCGCACCCTCCGTAAGGTGCAGGGCGGAGCGGCGGTGCGGATGCTCGACCCGATCGATACACTGCTCTCGGTCAGCCTGCATCTCGCCGTTCATCGCTACCGCGCTGCTCTAAAGTGGCTGGTCGACGTGGCCGAGCTGGCCCGACGTGGCGACGCGACGCTCGATTGGGACGAGTTGTGGCGGCGAGCAAGCGCGCTCGGGGCCCGCCGCGCCCTCGGGCGCGTCTTCTTGCTCGCGCGCAGCCTGCTCGCTGCGCCGCTGGCGCCGCCGACGCCAAGTTTGTTGGCGACCCTGCTGGCGCGGGTTACCCCCGCATCCGCCCTGATCGGCAGCGAAGACCAACCATCGCTCTCACGCCGCCTGGCGATCGATCTCTTGCAGTGCGATCATCCACGCGCGGTGCTGGCGAACACGGGCGGCAAACTGGCCGAGTTGCTCGAGCGGGAGCGCGGGCTGCGCTTGCCCTGGCTCCGCGCCGGCACGGCCGGTCGCTCGACCGTGCGAGCCGCACCAACCGCCGGCAGGAGTCCAACCGCCGGCAGGGGTCCAACCGCCGGCAGGGGTCCGACTGGCGGCGGGGGTCCGACTGGCGGCGGGGGTCCGACTGGCGCCAGGGGTCCGACGGGCGACCCAACCCGTGGCTAG
- a CDS encoding heparinase II/III-family protein, with protein MLLFDHGTIGPDEQPGHGHGDALAFELSWDEQPVVTDSGVTTYEIGAVREFERSARAHATVTVGDAGADELWASFRVGGRAEVSGGLRRRTVEGVWVLSGIARAWSGWVHRRTLVFWPGQALVVLDQVEGAGAREVLSRLPLDPACYWRPPLIVTPRAELRLLLLRGELARAPHGVLDLREGWVGRGFGRAEARTSLVLRANPSGQVAYALLGTHARVELDGDVCSLETARGAARLPIGEPR; from the coding sequence GTGCTGCTCTTCGATCACGGGACGATCGGCCCGGACGAACAACCGGGCCACGGCCACGGCGACGCGCTGGCCTTCGAGCTGAGCTGGGACGAGCAGCCGGTCGTCACCGACTCCGGGGTCACGACCTACGAGATCGGCGCCGTCCGGGAGTTCGAGCGCAGCGCTCGGGCCCACGCCACGGTCACCGTTGGTGACGCCGGCGCGGATGAGCTCTGGGCCTCCTTCCGGGTCGGTGGCCGCGCCGAGGTCAGCGGCGGTTTACGCCGGCGCACGGTCGAGGGGGTGTGGGTGCTGAGTGGGATAGCCCGTGCCTGGTCGGGTTGGGTCCATCGCCGCACGCTGGTCTTCTGGCCAGGCCAAGCGCTGGTGGTGCTCGACCAGGTCGAGGGCGCAGGGGCGCGCGAGGTACTTTCGCGCCTTCCGCTCGATCCCGCATGCTATTGGCGACCACCGCTGATCGTCACGCCGCGGGCCGAGCTACGCCTGCTGCTCTTGCGCGGGGAGCTCGCGCGGGCCCCCCACGGCGTGCTCGACCTGCGCGAGGGCTGGGTCGGCCGCGGCTTCGGTCGCGCCGAGGCTCGCACGAGTCTCGTCCTGCGCGCGAATCCCTCGGGCCAGGTCGCCTACGCGTTGCTTGGCACCCACGCCCGCGTCGAGCTTGACGGCGACGTCTGCTCGTTGGAGACGGCGCGAGGCGCGGCGCGCTTGCCAATCGGTGAACCACGATGA
- a CDS encoding glycosyltransferase family 4 protein: MKILYVSQYFPPEMGAPAARVFELSREWARLGHQVTVLTGFPNHPTGVVPPEYRGQWLRREVVQGVQVVRAPIYAAANRGMFRRSLNYASFSLSAAAVGPWVTERPDVLVATSPQFLVAAAGLWLSTLKRVPFVFEVRDLWPQSIVEVGAMRAESPMIRVLEAVERLLYRRADRIVVVTHAFVDALVRRGVPRDKLEVVTNGVDLELFRPQARQQARAELGLPEGFLATYVGTHGMAHGLGLLLDAAKALAPTGMRFLLVGEGAEKQRLVERAAAEGIENVSFWQQQPRERVSRIVAASDLCLVLLRDLPLFRAVIPSKIFEFMGAGRPILTTVDGESRAIIEAAGAGVFSPPGDLAGLVAALRRLSVARSDLDAMGAAGRLHVEAHYSRPALAARYATLLEQVAAAGT; the protein is encoded by the coding sequence ATGAAGATCCTCTACGTCAGCCAATACTTTCCGCCGGAAATGGGCGCACCCGCCGCCCGCGTCTTCGAGCTCTCACGCGAGTGGGCGCGGCTCGGCCATCAGGTCACCGTGCTGACGGGCTTCCCCAATCATCCAACCGGCGTCGTGCCCCCGGAGTACCGTGGCCAATGGCTGCGGCGCGAAGTGGTGCAGGGGGTCCAGGTCGTTCGCGCGCCGATCTACGCGGCGGCGAACCGCGGGATGTTTCGGCGCTCGCTGAACTACGCTTCCTTCAGCCTGAGCGCGGCCGCGGTCGGCCCCTGGGTTACCGAGCGGCCAGACGTACTGGTCGCCACCTCGCCACAATTTCTGGTCGCCGCTGCGGGGCTCTGGCTCTCGACGCTCAAGCGCGTGCCCTTCGTCTTCGAGGTGCGCGACCTCTGGCCGCAGAGCATCGTCGAGGTCGGCGCGATGCGCGCGGAGAGCCCGATGATCCGCGTGCTCGAGGCCGTCGAGCGGCTGCTCTACCGGCGTGCCGATCGCATCGTGGTCGTCACCCACGCCTTCGTTGATGCGCTGGTGCGTCGGGGTGTTCCGCGCGACAAGCTCGAGGTGGTCACGAACGGCGTCGATCTCGAGCTCTTCCGCCCACAGGCGCGGCAGCAGGCGCGCGCGGAGCTCGGCCTGCCCGAGGGGTTTCTTGCGACCTACGTCGGGACGCATGGCATGGCCCACGGGCTCGGTCTGCTGCTGGACGCGGCCAAGGCGCTGGCGCCGACCGGCATGCGCTTCTTGTTGGTCGGCGAGGGCGCGGAGAAGCAGCGCCTGGTCGAGCGTGCGGCCGCTGAGGGCATCGAGAACGTGAGCTTCTGGCAGCAGCAACCGCGCGAGCGCGTGTCTCGCATCGTCGCGGCCTCCGACCTCTGCCTCGTGCTGCTGCGCGACCTGCCGCTCTTCCGCGCGGTGATTCCGTCGAAGATCTTCGAGTTCATGGGCGCGGGGCGGCCGATCTTGACCACGGTCGACGGTGAATCGCGCGCGATCATCGAGGCTGCGGGCGCCGGGGTCTTCTCCCCGCCCGGTGACCTCGCCGGCCTCGTGGCTGCGCTACGGCGACTGTCCGTCGCGCGGAGTGACCTCGATGCGATGGGCGCGGCGGGGCGCCTGCACGTCGAAGCGCACTACTCGCGGCCAGCGCTCGCCGCGCGCTACGCCACCCTGCTCGAGCAAGTCGCGGCCGCCGGGACCTAG
- a CDS encoding undecaprenyl/decaprenyl-phosphate alpha-N-acetylglucosaminyl 1-phosphate transferase, with product MLKGLLYVFAGAAACAAVLTPIVRYLATSRGWLDHALTSRKIHGRPVPRLGGVAIVGACYLALAGAKFSEGLWPITLADVPRRVWGLLAGGLAIALLGLFDDAKGANAKLKLVVQVLVACFAYWMGIRVGRLALPFVADPVQLGWFALPLTVFWIVGVMNALNLIDGLDGLAGGVALAAITVTFVLTGGHSMAGLRLVLAATAGGVVGFLIFNFHPASIFMGDTGSLFLGYMVATTSIVAQQKSSTVVALAVPAVTLALPIADTLLAMARRAARGAPIFQGDREHIHHRLLALGLSHRGAVLTLYFISVLLALSSLAIARASSVRAGVMLLVIAMVGYIALRRLGYLRHEEAGALAALRRRNLELRTKIRGVGDELRQARDLEAVWQTTKSAAEHLGVSCVALDLGTFDSRSAGDQLVLSHGSTATSGATFRARFNLLRERPGNFSLELGWSDGRREVERDLEIAVELLCDHLSAAIDRLGRSQARVSAAAPLARPVEVPIVAPTRARPIRRSGAYFPRRRVAETRSSSSTTRARPRSRS from the coding sequence ATGCTCAAGGGTCTCCTCTACGTCTTCGCCGGTGCCGCGGCCTGTGCCGCCGTGCTGACGCCGATCGTCCGCTACCTGGCGACGTCACGCGGCTGGCTCGACCATGCGCTGACCTCGCGGAAGATTCATGGCCGACCCGTGCCGCGGCTGGGCGGGGTCGCGATCGTCGGGGCCTGCTACCTCGCGCTCGCCGGGGCCAAGTTCAGCGAGGGCCTCTGGCCGATCACCCTGGCCGACGTACCGCGCCGCGTCTGGGGGCTGCTGGCGGGCGGCCTGGCCATCGCCCTGCTGGGGCTCTTCGACGACGCCAAGGGTGCCAACGCCAAGCTCAAGCTCGTCGTGCAGGTCCTCGTCGCCTGCTTTGCCTACTGGATGGGTATCCGCGTCGGCAGACTGGCGCTGCCCTTCGTCGCCGATCCGGTTCAGCTCGGCTGGTTCGCCCTGCCGCTGACCGTGTTCTGGATTGTCGGCGTGATGAACGCGCTCAACTTGATCGATGGCCTCGACGGCCTCGCCGGTGGCGTCGCGCTGGCGGCGATCACGGTCACCTTCGTGCTGACCGGCGGCCACTCCATGGCGGGCTTGCGCCTGGTGCTGGCTGCGACTGCCGGCGGCGTGGTCGGCTTTTTGATCTTCAACTTCCACCCGGCCTCGATCTTCATGGGTGATACGGGCAGCCTCTTTCTCGGCTACATGGTGGCGACGACGAGCATCGTCGCGCAGCAGAAGTCCTCGACCGTCGTGGCCCTCGCCGTGCCCGCCGTGACGCTGGCGCTACCCATCGCCGACACGCTCTTGGCCATGGCCCGCCGTGCGGCCCGCGGTGCACCGATCTTCCAGGGTGACCGCGAGCACATCCACCACCGACTGCTGGCGCTCGGCCTCTCGCACCGCGGCGCCGTGCTGACCCTCTACTTCATCTCGGTCCTGCTGGCGCTCTCCTCGCTGGCGATCGCCCGCGCGAGCAGCGTGCGCGCCGGCGTCATGCTCCTCGTCATCGCTATGGTCGGCTACATCGCGCTGCGCCGACTGGGCTATCTGCGCCACGAGGAGGCCGGGGCGCTGGCCGCGCTGCGGCGCCGCAACCTCGAGCTGCGGACGAAAATCCGTGGCGTCGGCGATGAGCTGCGCCAGGCCCGCGACCTCGAGGCGGTCTGGCAGACGACCAAGAGCGCAGCCGAGCACCTCGGCGTTAGCTGCGTGGCGCTCGACCTCGGCACCTTCGACAGCCGCTCCGCTGGCGACCAACTGGTGCTTTCCCATGGCTCCACCGCGACCAGCGGGGCCACCTTTCGCGCCCGCTTCAACCTGCTGCGCGAGCGCCCAGGAAACTTCTCGCTCGAGCTCGGCTGGAGCGACGGCCGCCGCGAGGTCGAGCGCGATCTCGAGATCGCCGTCGAGCTGCTCTGCGACCACCTGAGCGCCGCCATCGACCGCCTCGGCCGCAGCCAAGCGCGGGTCAGCGCGGCAGCGCCGCTAGCTCGCCCGGTCGAGGTACCGATCGTCGCCCCGACGCGCGCCCGCCCGATCCGCCGCAGCGGCGCCTATTTTCCGCGCCGACGCGTGGCGGAAACCCGCTCGAGCAGCTCGACGACGCGTGCGCGGCCGCGTTCGCGGTCGTGA
- a CDS encoding glycosyltransferase family 4 protein, with translation MRCPMAQRTSKPIRVLFVGAFRDTAADGAVGGTAYASRSLVDGAPADRVTFQLLDSTMRSVPPPPVAYRAVFALRRLITVLGAFLFRRPDCALIFTSAGLSFVEKGAMALLGYLLGIPVVLAPRSGLMLDSLERSPAMRRYIRFVLRRCASVMCQGPGWKQRYQALTGLPDARFAVVPNWIDTSAYSAERDYHRSDRQTLRVLYLGWLERYKGILDLIAAVAANAGQLSHVRFVICGRGSLLAQARQQVHEAGLGASFEFAGWVTGQDKLAVLREADILVLPSHREGLPNALLEAMAVALPTVATRVGSIPDVVTDQETGLLIDAGDVGALGAALVRLTSDPALRQHLGQGARAAVVTHHDRERGRARVVELLERVSATRRRGK, from the coding sequence ATGCGCTGCCCGATGGCCCAGCGGACCTCGAAACCGATACGGGTGCTCTTTGTCGGCGCCTTCCGCGACACTGCCGCTGACGGCGCCGTCGGTGGCACGGCATACGCGTCGCGCAGTCTCGTCGATGGCGCGCCGGCCGATCGCGTCACGTTCCAGCTCCTCGACAGCACGATGCGTTCGGTACCGCCGCCGCCGGTCGCGTACCGGGCGGTCTTCGCCTTGCGCCGACTGATCACCGTGCTGGGCGCCTTCCTCTTCAGGCGCCCGGACTGCGCGCTGATCTTCACCAGCGCGGGGTTGAGCTTCGTCGAAAAGGGCGCCATGGCTCTGCTGGGGTACCTGCTGGGGATTCCGGTGGTGCTCGCGCCGCGCTCAGGCCTGATGTTGGATTCGCTCGAGCGTTCACCGGCGATGCGGCGCTACATTCGCTTCGTTCTGCGGCGCTGCGCCTCGGTCATGTGCCAGGGGCCCGGGTGGAAGCAGCGCTACCAGGCGCTGACTGGGTTGCCGGACGCGCGCTTCGCGGTCGTTCCGAACTGGATCGACACGTCGGCCTACAGCGCCGAACGCGACTACCACCGCAGCGATCGGCAGACGCTTCGGGTTCTCTACCTCGGCTGGCTCGAGCGCTACAAGGGCATTCTTGATTTGATCGCGGCCGTAGCCGCCAACGCCGGACAATTGAGCCACGTTCGCTTCGTCATTTGCGGGCGCGGCTCGCTGCTCGCGCAAGCCCGCCAGCAGGTCCACGAGGCGGGGCTCGGCGCCTCGTTCGAGTTTGCCGGCTGGGTCACCGGTCAGGACAAGCTCGCTGTCCTGCGCGAGGCCGATATTCTCGTGCTCCCCTCGCATCGGGAGGGCCTGCCGAACGCGCTGCTCGAGGCGATGGCCGTCGCCTTGCCGACGGTGGCGACGCGCGTGGGCAGCATCCCGGATGTCGTCACGGACCAGGAGACGGGCCTGCTGATCGATGCCGGTGACGTTGGCGCGCTGGGCGCCGCGCTCGTGAGGCTCACCTCCGATCCCGCGCTGCGCCAGCACCTCGGCCAGGGTGCGCGCGCCGCCGTGGTGACGCATCACGACCGCGAACGCGGCCGCGCACGCGTCGTCGAGCTGCTCGAGCGGGTTTCCGCCACGCGTCGGCGCGGAAAATAG